One Kryptolebias marmoratus isolate JLee-2015 linkage group LG21, ASM164957v2, whole genome shotgun sequence DNA segment encodes these proteins:
- the slc35b3 gene encoding adenosine 3'-phospho 5'-phosphosulfate transporter 2 isoform X1 gives MDSSSQELPAATDTMSAKYGLGGYNNSRKYISISIPSSTEVMSPHIKSVEELRVLGINLSILSAPKQFITCVAGVFLFYLIYGYLQELIFSVEGFKPFGWYLTLVQFGFYSMFGLVELQLTQDKRRRIPGKTYMIIAFLTVGTMGLSNTSLGYLNYPTQVIFKCCKLIPVMIGGVFIQGKRYNLIDVSAALCMSLGLIWFTLADSKVAPNFNVTGVMLISLALCADAAIGNVQEKAMKLYNGSNSEMVLYSYSIGFVYILAGLLSVGGLGPAVAFCSEHPVKTYGYAFVFSLTGYFGISFVLALIKLFGALAAVTVTTGRKAMTIVLSFMFFSKPFTFQYIWGGLLVLFGIFLNVYSKNKDKMKLPPIRDMRNWLLTRKKVRFLSQDV, from the exons ATGGACTCTTCCTCACAGGAG cttcCAGCAGCCACAGACACGATGAGTGCCAAATATGGCCTGGGGGGCTACAACAATTCACGAAAGTATATTTCCATCTCCATCCCGTCGTCCACAGAGGTGATGTCCCCTCACATCAAGTCTGTGGAGGAACTAAGGGTTCTTGGAATCAACCTTAGCATCTTAAGTGCCCCTAAACAGTTCATCACCTGTGTAGCTGGAGTCTTCCTCTTTTATCTGATCTACGGATACTTGCAG GAGTTAATATTTTCCGTGGAAGGATTCAAGCCTTTTGGTTGGTACCTCACTCTGGTCCAGTTTGGCTTTTACTCCATGTTTGGACTCGTGGAGCTACAGCTCACTCAAGACAAACGCAGAAG gaTACCAGGGAAGACCTATATGATCATAGCATTTTTAACAGTAGGCACTATGGGCCTGTCCAATACCTCTTTGGGATACTTGAACTACCCGACGCAGGTCATCTTCAAGTGCTGTAAACTCATCCCAGTCATGATTGGAGGAGTCTTTATACAAG GTAAACGATATAATCTGATCGACGTGTCAGCTGCCCTCTGCATGAGTCTGGGACTCATCTGGTTTACTCTCGCTGACAGCAAAGTGGCTCCTAACTTCAACGTTACAG GTGTCATGCTCATCTCCCTGGCGCTGTGCGCAGATGCTGCCATTGGAAACGTGCAGGAGAAAGCCATGAAACTCTATAATGGCTCCAATTCTGAAATG GTGCTGTACTCATACTCTATTGGTTTTGTCTACATCCTGGCAGGCCTGCTCAGTGTGGGTGGACTGGGACCAGCAGTGGCTTTCTGCTCAGAG CATCCTGTCAAAACATACGGTTATGCCTTCGTCTTCTCCCTGACGGGTTATTTTGGAATCTCTTTTGTGTTGGCCTTAATCAAGCTCTTTGGTGCCCTCGCTGCAGTGACAG TGACCACCGGCAGAAAGGCCATGACGATAGTACTCTCCTTCATGTTCTTCTCTAAACCTTTCACTTTCCA GTACATCTGGGGTGGCCTTCTGGTTCTCTTTGGTATCTTTTTGAAtgtttacagcaaaaacaaagacaaaatgaagcTCCCCCCCATCAGGGACATGAGGAACTGGCTGCTGACGAGGAAGAAAGTCCGATTTCTTTCACAGGACGTGTAG
- the slc35b3 gene encoding adenosine 3'-phospho 5'-phosphosulfate transporter 2 isoform X2 — MSAKYGLGGYNNSRKYISISIPSSTEVMSPHIKSVEELRVLGINLSILSAPKQFITCVAGVFLFYLIYGYLQELIFSVEGFKPFGWYLTLVQFGFYSMFGLVELQLTQDKRRRIPGKTYMIIAFLTVGTMGLSNTSLGYLNYPTQVIFKCCKLIPVMIGGVFIQGKRYNLIDVSAALCMSLGLIWFTLADSKVAPNFNVTGVMLISLALCADAAIGNVQEKAMKLYNGSNSEMVLYSYSIGFVYILAGLLSVGGLGPAVAFCSEHPVKTYGYAFVFSLTGYFGISFVLALIKLFGALAAVTVTTGRKAMTIVLSFMFFSKPFTFQYIWGGLLVLFGIFLNVYSKNKDKMKLPPIRDMRNWLLTRKKVRFLSQDV; from the exons ATGAGTGCCAAATATGGCCTGGGGGGCTACAACAATTCACGAAAGTATATTTCCATCTCCATCCCGTCGTCCACAGAGGTGATGTCCCCTCACATCAAGTCTGTGGAGGAACTAAGGGTTCTTGGAATCAACCTTAGCATCTTAAGTGCCCCTAAACAGTTCATCACCTGTGTAGCTGGAGTCTTCCTCTTTTATCTGATCTACGGATACTTGCAG GAGTTAATATTTTCCGTGGAAGGATTCAAGCCTTTTGGTTGGTACCTCACTCTGGTCCAGTTTGGCTTTTACTCCATGTTTGGACTCGTGGAGCTACAGCTCACTCAAGACAAACGCAGAAG gaTACCAGGGAAGACCTATATGATCATAGCATTTTTAACAGTAGGCACTATGGGCCTGTCCAATACCTCTTTGGGATACTTGAACTACCCGACGCAGGTCATCTTCAAGTGCTGTAAACTCATCCCAGTCATGATTGGAGGAGTCTTTATACAAG GTAAACGATATAATCTGATCGACGTGTCAGCTGCCCTCTGCATGAGTCTGGGACTCATCTGGTTTACTCTCGCTGACAGCAAAGTGGCTCCTAACTTCAACGTTACAG GTGTCATGCTCATCTCCCTGGCGCTGTGCGCAGATGCTGCCATTGGAAACGTGCAGGAGAAAGCCATGAAACTCTATAATGGCTCCAATTCTGAAATG GTGCTGTACTCATACTCTATTGGTTTTGTCTACATCCTGGCAGGCCTGCTCAGTGTGGGTGGACTGGGACCAGCAGTGGCTTTCTGCTCAGAG CATCCTGTCAAAACATACGGTTATGCCTTCGTCTTCTCCCTGACGGGTTATTTTGGAATCTCTTTTGTGTTGGCCTTAATCAAGCTCTTTGGTGCCCTCGCTGCAGTGACAG TGACCACCGGCAGAAAGGCCATGACGATAGTACTCTCCTTCATGTTCTTCTCTAAACCTTTCACTTTCCA GTACATCTGGGGTGGCCTTCTGGTTCTCTTTGGTATCTTTTTGAAtgtttacagcaaaaacaaagacaaaatgaagcTCCCCCCCATCAGGGACATGAGGAACTGGCTGCTGACGAGGAAGAAAGTCCGATTTCTTTCACAGGACGTGTAG